A region of Mauremys mutica isolate MM-2020 ecotype Southern chromosome 24, ASM2049712v1, whole genome shotgun sequence DNA encodes the following proteins:
- the FSTL3 gene encoding follistatin-related protein 3: protein MKAWLALLLAWIWCHITGGEGDSVQGGICWLQQGKEAKCTMILKADVTWEECCGNSNVDVAWSNYTQPGNKISLLGFLGLVPCHPCKETCEGVECGPGKVCKMKHGRPHCACAPDCSSLPRKLQVCGSDGYTYRDECELLTAKCRDHPDLEVMYQGKCKKSCSSVVCPGTHTCVVDQTGSAHCVMCRTAPCPDPSTLDHTLCGNNNVTYPSACHLRRATCFLGRSIGVRHYGSCLAVAKFPLDVGDAEENYV from the exons ATGAAGGCctggctggcgctgctgctggctTGGATTTGGTGTCACAtcactggaggggaaggggactCCGTCCAGG GCGGGATCtgctggctgcagcagggcaaggAAGCAAAATGCACCATGATCCTGAAGGCCGACGTGACCTGGGAGGAATGCTGCGGCAATAGCAACGTTGACGTCGCTTGGTCCAACTACACCCAGCCAGGGAACAAGATCAGCCTCTTGGGGTTCCTTGGGCTGGTGCCGTGCCACCCTTGCAAAG agaCCTGCGAGGGGGTGGAGTGCGGCCCTGGCAAAGTCTGCAAGATGAAACACGGCCGTCCCCACTGCGCCTGCGCCCCGGATTGCTCCAGCCTGCCCAGGAAGCTGCAGGTGTGCGGCTCGGATGGCTACACCTACCGCGACGAGTGCGAGCTGCTGACGGCTAAGTGCAGAGACCACCCCGACCTGGAAGTGATGTACCAGGGCAAATGCAAAA AGTCCTGCTCCAGCGTGGTGTGCCCCGGGACCCACACCTGCGTTGTGGACCAGACAGGCAGTGCCCACTGTGTGATGTGCAGGAcggccccctgccctgatccctccACCCTGGACCACACTCTCTGCGGCAACAACAACGTCACCTACCCGTCTGCCTGCCATCTACGGCGGGCAACCTGCTTCTTGGGCAGATCTATCGGAGTCCGGCACTACGGAAGCTGCTTAG CTGTGGCCAAGTTCCCCCTCGATGTGGGCGATGCCGAAGAAAACTATGTGTGA